In Gigantopelta aegis isolate Gae_Host chromosome 6, Gae_host_genome, whole genome shotgun sequence, the following are encoded in one genomic region:
- the LOC121376254 gene encoding uncharacterized protein LOC121376254, with protein MSGIPAPWFQQKQTPTPRRLPAVDALTAEEMNSLTDRLQKPTQAFLAKKTLCRHQDCFMDRGRYDWCRMGLCKDCHNCTWTDIGTVKNSYKIQPNLKPYDQ; from the exons ATGTCGGGCATCCCAGCGCCCTGGTTTCAACAGAAGCAAACGCCGACGCCGCGACGGCTTCCCGCTGTGGACGCCCTCACCGCCGAAGAGATGAACAGCCTAACGGACAGACTGCAGAAACCAACACAGGCGTTCCTCGCCAAGAAGACGCTGTGCAG GCACCAGGACTGCTTCATGGACCGAGGTCGTTACGACTGGTGCCGCATGGGTCTGTGTAAAGACTGCCACAATTGCACGTGGACCGACATCGGCACCGTGAAAAACTCGTACAAGATCCAGCCAAACTTAAAACCCTACGACCAGTAA